TGCTCCTCACCAGCGCCCTGCGACAGCGTCTGCGCGTGCGCCGCTGGAAGGCCGTGCACTGGCTGGCGTACGCGGCCTGGCCACTCGCCCTCTTCCATGGCGTCGGCACCGGCACCGACACCCGGCTGACTCTGCAACTCTGGATCTACGCAGGATGCCTCGGTGCGGTGGTGGCGGCCGTGTGGTGGCGGCTGGCCAAGGCCGGCCCGGGCCGCATCACCGGGCGCCTGCTGGCCGCCGCAGCCGCAGCCGCCATACCGGTCGTGCTCGGCACGTTCCTCGCCACCGGCCCGTTGCAGCCCGGCTGGGCCCAGCGTGCGGCCGCCACCACGATCGTCCTGGGAGGTGGCCGGTGAACCCCTCAGCCACCGCGCCCCGCACGCCCTTCCGCCTCTCAATCGCCCCCGGCGACGCCCGACTTCTGGCGGACTGGTACGCCACCGGGCGCCCGGCCACCCTGCCCGACCACCTCGGGCGCCACGGGCCGCCGCCCCTCCCGGCCGCGGCCGGCAGCCGCACGTGGATGGCGCTGGTGGAGGCCGTCGAGGCGGCCGGGCTCACCGGGCGCGGCGGCGCGGGCTTCCCCACCGCC
The sequence above is a segment of the Streptomyces lydicus genome. Coding sequences within it:
- a CDS encoding ferric reductase-like transmembrane domain-containing protein, whose amino-acid sequence is MTTLALTGSPLWYASRAGGTLALVLLTATVALGIASGGRAAPHRIGRFEIGMLHRNLSLLTLVFLAVHVVTAVLDPFVHLGWAVLVVPFGAAYRPLWLGLGTAASDLLLAVLLTSALRQRLRVRRWKAVHWLAYAAWPLALFHGVGTGTDTRLTLQLWIYAGCLGAVVAAVWWRLAKAGPGRITGRLLAAAAAAAIPVVLGTFLATGPLQPGWAQRAAATTIVLGGGR